A window of the Gemmatimonadota bacterium genome harbors these coding sequences:
- the xseA gene encoding exodeoxyribonuclease VII large subunit, whose protein sequence is MTHAGATSAEALSVHALTSAAKDVLEGAFPKLWVRGEISGFKAYPSGHWYFTLKDADAQIPGVVWKGSTGRIRMRPEDGMQVSAYGQLTVWPTSGKMQFVVTAIEADGAGLWQKRFDETKARLERDGLLDPARKRALPRFPRTVAVITSAEGAALRDVLAVIARRNPGVHVAVIPAAVQGEAATESLVAALDRLARWVRGDAEWRGDAMPAPEVLIIGRGGGSREDLWAFNEEAVARAIAACPIPTISAVGHETDVSIADLVADLRAATPSVAAEHAVPVLAEVRELVAQLAGMMADGLQDRIEVGRAELDRRADALSRRAALVVERRRTRIDRVATRLAQQAPRAIERRRARTERLGAMLEARSPLAVFARGFAVARSADGATLARRTAFTPGMPFDLLLQDGRVQATTGTVHADGPHLRTDA, encoded by the coding sequence GTGACCCACGCCGGCGCCACCTCCGCCGAGGCGCTCTCGGTCCACGCGCTCACCAGCGCGGCGAAGGACGTCCTCGAGGGCGCCTTTCCGAAGCTCTGGGTGCGCGGCGAGATCTCGGGGTTCAAGGCCTACCCCAGCGGCCACTGGTACTTCACGCTGAAGGATGCGGACGCGCAGATCCCCGGCGTCGTCTGGAAGGGGAGCACCGGGCGGATCCGGATGCGGCCGGAGGACGGGATGCAGGTGAGCGCCTACGGGCAGCTCACGGTCTGGCCGACGAGCGGCAAGATGCAGTTCGTGGTCACGGCGATCGAGGCGGACGGCGCCGGGCTCTGGCAGAAGCGCTTCGACGAGACGAAGGCGCGCCTGGAGAGGGACGGCCTGCTGGATCCGGCGCGGAAGCGGGCGCTGCCGCGATTCCCGCGCACGGTCGCGGTGATCACGAGCGCCGAGGGTGCGGCGCTGCGCGATGTGCTCGCCGTGATCGCGCGGCGGAACCCCGGCGTGCATGTGGCGGTGATCCCCGCGGCGGTGCAGGGCGAGGCGGCCACCGAGTCGCTCGTGGCGGCGCTGGACCGGCTCGCGCGCTGGGTGCGGGGCGACGCCGAGTGGCGGGGCGACGCGATGCCGGCGCCCGAGGTGCTGATCATCGGCCGTGGCGGCGGGTCCCGCGAGGACCTCTGGGCGTTCAACGAGGAGGCCGTGGCGCGCGCGATCGCGGCCTGTCCCATCCCGACGATCTCGGCCGTGGGGCACGAGACGGACGTGAGCATCGCCGACCTCGTGGCGGACCTCCGGGCGGCGACCCCCAGTGTCGCGGCCGAGCACGCGGTGCCGGTGCTCGCCGAGGTGCGCGAACTGGTCGCCCAGCTCGCCGGGATGATGGCCGATGGCCTGCAGGACCGGATCGAGGTGGGGCGCGCGGAGCTGGACCGGCGGGCGGACGCGCTCTCGCGGCGCGCGGCCCTGGTGGTGGAGCGGCGCCGGACGCGGATCGACCGCGTGGCGACGCGGCTGGCGCAACAGGCGCCGCGCGCGATCGAACGACGCCGGGCGCGGACCGAGCGGCTCGGGGCGATGCTGGAAGCCCGTTCGCCGCTGGCGGTGTTCGCGCGCGGCTTCGCCGTGGCCCGCAGTGCGGACGGTGCAACCTTGGCGCGGCGCACCGCGTTCACCCCGGGAATGCCCTTCGACCTCCTGTTGCAGGACGGACGCGTGCAGGCCACGACCGGCACGGTGCACGCTGACGGACCTCATCTGCGGACGGATGCATGA
- a CDS encoding 1-deoxy-D-xylulose-5-phosphate synthase → MSLLDRIQGPPDLRTLTPAERTQLAQEVRDFLISTCSVTGGHIGAGLGVVELTIALHTAFETPRDQLVWDVGHQGYPHKVLTGRKDRMHTLRQEGGISGFLKRTESEYDTFGAGHAATSISAALGIAAGRDLNGEDFSVAAIIGDGSLGSGLAYEALNNAGASERDFIVVLNDNEMSIAPNVGAMHKYLTSVQRNPIYNRLRGAIGDWADHATGLFKDAGTLVRKWEESVKAFLTPGVLFEELGFRYFGPIDGHDMEQMIETFKAMREFKGPRLVHVITQKGRGFPAGEHGEKWHALPPGHDPATGKQLKVSTANPNYTAVFGKALAELMEEFPKAVAITAAMPSGTGTAVIAKQHPARFYDVGIAEGHGVTFAAGLATQGAKPVVAIYSTFLQRGYDNIVHDVAIQSLPVIFAMDRAGLVGEDGETHAGLYDIAYMLAVPNMVVTAPKDGAELVGLLRTALAHESGPFAFRYPRDVPPDLVPHAKDVPAVPPGTWEVLRRGEKVAILAVGTMVGESLKAADALAAEGLPVTVVNCRYLKPYDATTLTALLATHQQLLVVEEGTVVNGFGAYMASVVAAHDPSVRVHALGVPDQIVYAASRPRQLALCGIDAAGVAARVRALHETEALAG, encoded by the coding sequence ATGAGCCTCCTCGATCGCATCCAGGGCCCGCCGGACCTCCGGACCCTCACGCCCGCCGAGCGCACGCAGCTCGCCCAGGAGGTGCGCGATTTCCTCATCTCGACCTGTTCGGTCACGGGCGGCCACATCGGGGCCGGCCTTGGCGTCGTGGAGCTGACGATCGCCCTCCACACCGCGTTCGAGACGCCGCGTGACCAGCTCGTGTGGGATGTCGGTCACCAGGGGTATCCGCACAAGGTGCTCACCGGCCGCAAGGACCGGATGCACACGCTGCGGCAGGAGGGGGGCATCTCGGGCTTCCTCAAGCGGACCGAGAGCGAGTACGACACGTTCGGCGCCGGGCATGCGGCGACGTCGATCTCCGCCGCGCTCGGGATCGCCGCGGGGCGCGACCTGAACGGCGAGGACTTCAGCGTCGCGGCGATCATCGGCGACGGCTCGCTCGGGTCGGGGCTCGCCTACGAGGCCCTGAACAACGCGGGGGCGTCGGAGCGCGACTTCATCGTCGTGCTCAACGACAACGAGATGTCGATCGCGCCGAACGTGGGCGCCATGCACAAGTACCTCACGTCGGTGCAGCGCAACCCGATCTACAACCGGCTGCGCGGCGCGATCGGCGACTGGGCCGACCATGCGACGGGGCTGTTCAAGGACGCGGGCACGCTCGTGCGGAAGTGGGAGGAGTCGGTGAAGGCCTTCCTCACGCCGGGCGTGCTCTTCGAGGAGCTCGGCTTCCGCTACTTCGGGCCGATCGACGGGCACGACATGGAGCAGATGATCGAGACCTTCAAGGCGATGCGCGAGTTCAAGGGCCCGCGCCTCGTGCACGTGATCACGCAGAAGGGGCGCGGCTTCCCGGCGGGCGAGCATGGCGAGAAGTGGCATGCGCTCCCCCCGGGGCACGACCCGGCCACCGGCAAGCAGCTCAAGGTCTCGACGGCCAACCCGAACTACACCGCCGTCTTCGGCAAGGCGCTCGCCGAGCTCATGGAGGAATTCCCCAAGGCGGTCGCGATCACCGCGGCGATGCCGAGCGGGACGGGCACGGCGGTGATCGCCAAACAGCATCCGGCGCGCTTCTACGATGTCGGGATCGCCGAGGGACACGGCGTGACGTTCGCGGCGGGACTGGCGACGCAGGGCGCGAAGCCGGTCGTCGCGATCTACTCGACGTTCCTGCAGCGCGGCTACGACAACATCGTGCACGATGTGGCGATCCAGTCGCTGCCGGTCATCTTCGCGATGGACCGCGCCGGGCTCGTGGGCGAGGATGGCGAGACGCACGCGGGGCTCTACGACATCGCGTACATGCTCGCGGTGCCGAACATGGTCGTGACCGCGCCGAAGGATGGCGCCGAGCTCGTCGGGCTCCTGCGCACGGCGCTCGCGCACGAGAGCGGGCCCTTCGCGTTCCGGTATCCGCGGGACGTGCCGCCGGACCTCGTGCCGCACGCGAAGGACGTGCCGGCGGTCCCGCCGGGCACGTGGGAGGTGCTGCGGCGGGGCGAGAAGGTCGCGATCCTCGCCGTGGGCACGATGGTCGGCGAGTCGCTCAAGGCGGCCGATGCCCTCGCCGCCGAGGGGCTGCCGGTGACCGTGGTGAACTGCCGATACCTCAAGCCCTACGACGCGACGACGCTCACCGCGCTCCTGGCGACGCATCAGCAGCTGCTGGTCGTGGAGGAGGGGACGGTGGTGAACGGCTTCGGCGCGTACATGGCGTCGGTGGTCGCGGCGCACGATCCCTCGGTGCGGGTGCACGCGCTCGGCGTCCCGGACCAGATCGTGTACGCGGCCTCGCGTCCGCGGCAGCTCGCGCTCTGCGGCATCGATGCGGCGGGGGTCGCCGCGCGGGTGCGCGCGTTGCACGAGACCGAGGCGTTGGCCGGGTGA
- a CDS encoding M20/M25/M40 family metallo-hydrolase codes for MTDVVALATELLAIPSTTRDEGAAVDFVSRWLVARGWNVMVQEVTPGRGNVWASRKGGGVTLSTHLDTVPPYVPPKRTDGRLHGRGACDAKGIAAAMMVAADALASAGEERVDLLLVVGEERGSDGARLANQLPATSRWLINGEPTESTLASGCKGAQRVIVRTAGREAHSAYPHLGASAITPMLALLQELGGLDWPVDPVLGPTTVNVGLIRGGTEANIVPGACEAEMMVRLVGDVAPVRRTLEQWAAGRADLEFGSHIPAQHFHTVPGFASAPVAYTSDIPLLGNWGTPLLFGPGSIHVAHTPDEYVAEAELRASVETYMTLVRTLLA; via the coding sequence ATGACCGACGTCGTCGCACTGGCCACCGAGTTGCTCGCCATCCCGTCCACCACGCGCGACGAGGGCGCCGCCGTGGACTTCGTGTCGCGCTGGCTCGTCGCACGCGGCTGGAACGTCATGGTGCAGGAGGTGACGCCCGGTCGCGGGAACGTGTGGGCCTCGCGCAAGGGCGGGGGCGTCACGCTCTCGACGCACCTCGACACGGTGCCGCCATACGTACCGCCCAAGCGCACCGACGGCCGCCTGCACGGCCGCGGCGCCTGCGACGCGAAGGGCATCGCCGCGGCGATGATGGTCGCCGCCGATGCGCTCGCGTCGGCGGGCGAGGAGCGCGTCGATCTCCTCCTCGTCGTGGGAGAGGAGCGCGGGTCCGATGGGGCGCGCCTCGCGAACCAACTGCCCGCCACGAGTCGCTGGCTCATCAACGGCGAGCCGACGGAGAGCACCCTCGCGTCGGGGTGCAAAGGCGCACAGCGCGTCATCGTGCGCACGGCCGGCCGGGAGGCGCACTCGGCGTATCCCCATCTCGGCGCATCGGCGATCACACCGATGCTCGCGCTGCTGCAGGAACTCGGCGGACTCGATTGGCCGGTCGACCCGGTCCTCGGCCCGACCACGGTGAACGTCGGCCTGATCCGCGGCGGGACCGAAGCCAACATCGTCCCCGGCGCCTGCGAGGCCGAGATGATGGTGCGCCTCGTCGGCGACGTCGCCCCCGTGCGGCGCACCCTCGAGCAGTGGGCGGCCGGTCGCGCCGACCTCGAGTTCGGCTCGCACATCCCGGCGCAGCACTTCCACACGGTCCCGGGGTTCGCCTCCGCCCCCGTCGCCTACACGTCGGACATCCCGCTGCTCGGCAACTGGGGCACGCCGCTGCTCTTCGGGCCGGGGTCCATCCACGTCGCGCATACCCCCGACGAGTACGTCGCCGAGGCAGAACTGCGCGCGAGCGTGGAGACGTACATGACCCTCGTCCGGACGCTCCTCGCATGA
- a CDS encoding polyprenyl synthetase family protein → MSATGVTPIDFAHDRAAVARALESLVTHQLAGESGPVSDSIRYALQGEGKRLRAVLVVSAYRAAGGTGDVSALAAAVEVVHAYSLVHDDLPCMDDDDMRRGRPTVHKVHGVPAATAAGMAMVPLAARAADDAAAALGLDLPTRAEIVRTLMRASGAGGMIGGQLLDLEGEGLSLDLAQLERIHRCKTGALIEAAMRLGGLAARAPEAMLEAFGQYGAAIGLAFQIADDVLDITATTDQLGKTAGKDVQFRKSTYPALLGIAGAKARAETLVREACQGLADQGALTPELEFLARFVVARRS, encoded by the coding sequence ATGAGCGCGACGGGCGTGACGCCGATCGACTTCGCGCACGATCGTGCGGCGGTGGCGCGCGCGCTCGAGTCGCTCGTCACGCACCAGCTCGCGGGGGAGTCGGGGCCGGTCTCCGACTCCATCCGCTACGCGCTCCAGGGGGAGGGGAAGCGGCTGCGGGCGGTGCTGGTGGTGAGCGCGTATCGCGCGGCAGGCGGGACGGGGGACGTCAGCGCCCTCGCGGCCGCCGTCGAGGTGGTGCACGCCTACTCGCTGGTGCATGACGACCTGCCCTGCATGGACGACGACGACATGCGGCGCGGACGTCCGACGGTGCACAAGGTGCATGGCGTGCCGGCCGCCACGGCGGCGGGGATGGCGATGGTGCCGCTCGCCGCACGCGCGGCCGACGATGCCGCGGCGGCCCTCGGGCTCGACCTTCCGACCCGCGCCGAGATCGTGCGGACGCTCATGCGCGCGTCAGGCGCGGGCGGCATGATCGGCGGGCAGCTCCTCGACCTCGAGGGCGAGGGTCTCTCGCTCGACCTCGCGCAGCTCGAGCGCATCCATCGGTGCAAGACGGGTGCGCTCATCGAGGCCGCGATGCGTCTGGGCGGACTCGCCGCCCGCGCGCCCGAGGCGATGCTCGAGGCGTTCGGCCAGTACGGCGCGGCGATCGGGCTCGCGTTCCAGATCGCCGACGACGTGCTCGACATCACGGCGACGACCGACCAGCTCGGGAAGACCGCGGGGAAGGACGTCCAGTTCCGGAAGAGCACCTACCCGGCGCTCCTCGGGATCGCGGGGGCGAAGGCGCGGGCCGAGACGCTCGTGCGCGAAGCCTGCCAGGGGCTCGCGGATCAGGGCGCGCTGACGCCGGAGCTCGAGTTCCTCGCGCGGTTCGTCGTGGCGCGGCGGTCCTGA
- a CDS encoding NAD(+)/NADH kinase — protein sequence MTTRLGVVGHDGYDGLSEVLALLKREAPAHGYSLRFEEALLQGAGSDQKLSRPDQVDALIALGGDGTLLRAARFLGGLRVPVFGVNLGKLGFLTACGHEEFPDAFASFARGDFTVETRMVLEAATYGEGGVLGVRLRALNDVVVHKGGFARVLRLRVRADDELVSAFAADGLVVSTPTGSTAYSLSAAGPIVVPTFDAMIVTPVAPHTLALRPTILPPETVLRVEADDAPEEVLVTADGQVGTSLAPGQHLVVRRAADPVHLVRFAGTSFFSRLRRKLHWGGLDERDR from the coding sequence GTGACCACCCGGCTGGGGGTCGTCGGGCACGACGGGTACGACGGCCTCTCGGAGGTCCTCGCGCTGCTCAAGCGCGAAGCCCCCGCGCACGGTTATTCGCTGCGCTTCGAGGAGGCGCTGCTCCAGGGTGCCGGGAGCGACCAGAAGCTCTCGCGGCCCGACCAGGTCGACGCGCTCATCGCGCTCGGCGGCGATGGCACGCTGCTGCGCGCCGCCCGGTTCCTCGGCGGACTCCGGGTCCCCGTGTTCGGCGTGAACCTCGGGAAGCTCGGGTTCCTGACCGCCTGCGGGCACGAGGAGTTCCCGGACGCGTTCGCGTCGTTCGCGCGCGGCGACTTCACCGTCGAGACGCGCATGGTGCTCGAGGCGGCGACCTACGGCGAGGGCGGGGTGCTCGGCGTCCGGCTGCGCGCGCTCAACGACGTGGTGGTGCACAAGGGCGGCTTCGCGCGCGTGCTGCGGCTCCGGGTGCGCGCGGATGACGAGCTCGTCAGCGCGTTCGCGGCGGATGGGCTCGTGGTCTCCACGCCGACCGGCTCGACCGCCTACTCGCTCTCGGCGGCGGGCCCGATCGTGGTGCCGACCTTCGACGCGATGATCGTCACGCCGGTCGCCCCGCACACGCTCGCCCTGCGCCCGACGATCCTGCCGCCCGAGACGGTGCTGCGCGTCGAGGCCGACGACGCCCCCGAGGAGGTGCTCGTCACGGCCGACGGTCAGGTGGGCACGTCGCTCGCGCCGGGGCAGCATCTCGTCGTGCGTCGCGCGGCCGACCCCGTGCATCTCGTGCGCTTCGCGGGCACGAGCTTCTTCTCCCGGCTCCGGCGGAAGTTGCACTGGGGCGGGCTCGACGAGCGCGATCGATGA
- the crcB gene encoding fluoride efflux transporter CrcB, translating into MNPLVPFPPTTVLWVALGGAIGSALRFGAGEALRRVPAFAQFPWATLVINVLGSLAIGWFLRWSASAEASPQLRAFVAIGICGGFTTFSTFAAENLTLLQGGQVARAAMHALLSLTLTVAAAFLGYTLARP; encoded by the coding sequence GTGAATCCCCTCGTCCCCTTCCCGCCCACCACCGTCCTCTGGGTCGCCCTCGGCGGGGCGATCGGGTCGGCGTTGCGGTTCGGCGCCGGCGAGGCGCTGCGGCGGGTCCCCGCCTTCGCCCAGTTCCCGTGGGCCACGCTCGTGATCAATGTGCTCGGGTCGCTGGCCATCGGGTGGTTCCTGCGCTGGTCCGCCTCCGCCGAGGCCTCGCCGCAACTCCGCGCCTTCGTCGCGATCGGGATCTGCGGCGGCTTCACGACCTTCTCCACCTTCGCCGCCGAGAACCTCACCCTGCTCCAGGGTGGACAGGTGGCCCGCGCCGCGATGCACGCGTTGCTGAGCCTGACGCTGACCGTCGCCGCGGCGTTCCTCGGGTACACGCTGGCGCGGCCGTAA
- the xseB gene encoding exodeoxyribonuclease VII small subunit, producing MTFEQSLARLEQIASALDRDDLPLEEALKLFEEGIARLREASAALADADGKVRTLIEQAEGVFEAKG from the coding sequence ATGACCTTCGAACAATCGCTCGCCCGGTTGGAGCAGATCGCGTCGGCGCTCGATCGCGACGACCTGCCGCTCGAGGAGGCGCTCAAGCTCTTCGAGGAGGGGATCGCGCGCCTGCGTGAGGCGTCGGCGGCGCTCGCCGACGCGGACGGCAAGGTGCGCACGCTGATCGAGCAGGCCGAGGGCGTGTTCGAGGCGAAGGGATGA
- the asd gene encoding aspartate-semialdehyde dehydrogenase gives MTSLPVAILGATGAVGQTFIRLLADHPWFRIAEVAASERSAGKRYGDVTKWIEGTMPEEVAGMEVTLCDPATVRSPLVFSALDASAAAVLEPAFAADGRYVLSNAKNFRMERDVPLVIPEVNASHLALLDAQRARGWTGGVVTNANCAATVAAMALAPLHEAFGLRELFLATMQAVSGAGYPGVPSLDILGNVIPFIGDEEPKLEREMQKMLGALAGDAITPAPFVVSAHANRVPVEHGHTVVMSARFARKPSVPEAIDALRSWRGAAVVHGLPSAPALPLVVTDDENRPQPRRDVGAGRGMTVTVGRVRTDAIFDLKLVAMGHNTIRGAAGGSILNAELLAATGRLGWTPPPRA, from the coding sequence ATGACCAGCCTGCCCGTCGCGATCCTCGGCGCCACCGGTGCGGTGGGGCAGACGTTCATCCGGCTCCTCGCGGACCATCCCTGGTTCCGCATCGCCGAGGTCGCCGCCTCGGAGCGTTCCGCGGGGAAGCGCTACGGGGACGTCACGAAGTGGATCGAGGGAACGATGCCCGAGGAGGTCGCCGGGATGGAGGTGACGCTCTGCGATCCCGCCACCGTGCGCTCCCCGCTCGTCTTCTCCGCGCTCGACGCGTCGGCGGCCGCCGTGCTCGAACCGGCGTTCGCGGCGGACGGGCGCTACGTCCTCAGCAACGCGAAGAACTTCCGGATGGAGCGAGACGTGCCGCTCGTCATCCCGGAGGTGAATGCGTCGCATCTGGCCCTGCTCGATGCCCAGCGGGCGCGCGGGTGGACGGGGGGCGTGGTGACCAACGCGAATTGCGCGGCGACCGTCGCGGCGATGGCGCTCGCCCCACTGCACGAGGCCTTCGGGCTTCGCGAGCTGTTCCTCGCGACGATGCAGGCCGTTTCCGGTGCGGGCTATCCCGGCGTTCCCTCGCTCGACATCCTCGGCAACGTCATCCCGTTCATCGGCGACGAGGAGCCCAAGCTGGAGCGCGAGATGCAGAAGATGCTCGGCGCGCTCGCCGGCGATGCGATCACGCCGGCCCCGTTCGTCGTGAGCGCGCATGCGAACCGGGTGCCGGTGGAGCATGGCCACACGGTGGTGATGTCGGCGCGGTTCGCGCGGAAGCCGAGTGTGCCCGAGGCGATCGATGCGCTCCGCTCCTGGCGTGGCGCGGCCGTGGTCCACGGGCTTCCGTCGGCGCCGGCGCTCCCGCTCGTCGTGACCGACGACGAGAACCGGCCCCAGCCGCGGCGCGACGTCGGGGCAGGGCGCGGGATGACGGTGACCGTCGGACGCGTGCGCACGGACGCCATCTTCGACCTCAAGCTGGTGGCGATGGGGCACAACACCATTCGCGGTGCGGCCGGCGGATCGATCCTCAACGCCGAACTCCTCGCGGCGACCGGTCGGCTCGGCTGGACGCCGCCCCCGCGCGCATGA
- the recN gene encoding DNA repair protein RecN, translating into MLTELRIRNLAIIDAVTLPLSSGFNVLSGETGAGKSIIVGALGLLIGERASSDLVRTGADKATVEGVFDVSDRRDLLDDLDARGIESDGTLVLKREVPAGAGGRARAWVNGSPVTASLLAEIGRALVNVHGQHEAQALLEPEAQLRILDAFGDAASERAAVAEAHGRLVEARDAIAALRARRDEAAKRADWLAHVAKEIGDAKLKDGEDARLDEEARRLTHAEEIEGLVREVTDALDGADEAALPRLGHLQKPLAALQRIDPSTARLQELYDAAYYALEELSREAQAYADGIERDPARLDEVERRRDQIFRLAKKYGGSIEAVIETGRSARAELDLLDTAGLDLRGLETRVSDAEAAFAGAAAKLSAKRRKAGAALAKAVEARLPDLGMPDGHFLVELTPRGEASPQGAEEVEFRVALNLGHEARPLARVASGGELARVMLALKTILARLDGVPTLIFDEVDAGIGGRTGLMVGDAMRDVASHHQVFAITHLPQIAARAHHHIIVQKAAKGGVTTSDVRVVDGEARVDEIARMLGGDAESETSRDHARELLAQAREAGKQAARPAAAPAQRARKRV; encoded by the coding sequence ATGCTCACCGAGCTCCGCATCCGGAACCTGGCGATCATCGACGCGGTCACGCTCCCGCTGTCGAGCGGCTTCAACGTGCTCAGCGGCGAGACCGGGGCCGGCAAGTCGATCATCGTCGGCGCGCTGGGCCTGCTCATCGGCGAGCGCGCGTCGAGCGACCTCGTGCGCACCGGGGCGGACAAGGCGACCGTCGAAGGGGTGTTCGACGTGAGCGATCGCCGCGACCTGCTCGATGACCTCGATGCGCGCGGGATCGAGAGCGATGGCACGCTCGTGCTCAAGCGCGAGGTGCCGGCCGGGGCGGGGGGACGCGCACGCGCGTGGGTGAACGGATCGCCCGTGACCGCGAGCCTGCTCGCGGAGATCGGTCGCGCGCTCGTGAACGTGCACGGGCAGCATGAGGCGCAGGCGCTGCTGGAGCCCGAGGCGCAGCTGCGTATCCTCGATGCGTTCGGGGACGCCGCGTCTGAGCGCGCGGCGGTGGCCGAGGCGCACGGACGGTTGGTGGAGGCGCGCGACGCGATCGCCGCCCTGCGCGCGCGGCGGGACGAGGCGGCGAAGCGCGCCGATTGGCTCGCGCACGTCGCCAAGGAGATCGGCGACGCGAAGCTCAAGGACGGCGAGGATGCGCGCCTCGACGAGGAGGCGCGCCGGCTCACGCACGCCGAGGAGATCGAGGGCCTCGTCCGTGAGGTCACCGATGCGCTCGACGGCGCCGACGAGGCGGCGCTGCCCCGGCTCGGGCACCTGCAGAAGCCGCTCGCCGCGCTCCAGCGGATCGATCCGTCGACCGCGCGGCTGCAGGAGCTCTACGATGCGGCGTACTACGCGCTCGAGGAGCTGTCCCGCGAGGCGCAGGCGTACGCGGACGGGATCGAACGCGATCCCGCGCGGCTCGACGAGGTCGAACGGCGCCGCGACCAGATCTTCCGGCTCGCGAAGAAGTACGGCGGCAGCATCGAGGCGGTCATCGAGACGGGGCGTTCGGCGCGCGCGGAGCTCGACCTGCTCGACACGGCCGGGCTCGACCTGCGCGGGCTCGAGACGCGGGTCTCCGATGCGGAGGCCGCGTTCGCCGGCGCCGCGGCGAAGCTCAGCGCGAAGCGGCGGAAGGCGGGCGCCGCCCTCGCCAAGGCCGTCGAAGCCCGGCTCCCCGACCTCGGGATGCCCGACGGCCACTTCCTCGTGGAACTCACCCCGCGCGGCGAGGCGTCACCGCAGGGGGCCGAGGAGGTCGAGTTCCGCGTGGCCCTCAACCTCGGGCACGAGGCGCGCCCGCTCGCGCGCGTGGCGTCCGGCGGCGAACTCGCGCGCGTGATGCTCGCGCTGAAGACCATCCTCGCGCGCCTCGACGGCGTGCCGACGCTCATCTTCGACGAGGTCGATGCGGGGATCGGTGGCCGGACCGGGCTCATGGTCGGCGACGCGATGCGCGATGTCGCGTCGCATCACCAGGTCTTCGCCATCACGCACCTCCCGCAGATCGCGGCGCGTGCGCACCATCACATCATCGTGCAGAAGGCGGCGAAGGGCGGCGTGACGACGTCCGACGTGCGCGTGGTGGATGGCGAGGCGCGCGTGGACGAGATCGCGCGGATGCTCGGCGGCGACGCGGAGAGCGAGACGAGCCGCGACCACGCCCGTGAGCTGCTCGCGCAGGCACGCGAGGCCGGGAAGCAGGCCGCGCGCCCGGCCGCGGCGCCTGCTCAGCGCGCGCGGAAGCGCGTGTAG